A single Oncorhynchus mykiss isolate Arlee chromosome 22, USDA_OmykA_1.1, whole genome shotgun sequence DNA region contains:
- the LOC110501691 gene encoding insulin-induced gene 2 protein — protein sequence MADSTVVSDQQPPVSGQTTPSRGPYIAVITNRNTNLGIRGFMLFSIGVFLALVLNLLQVQRNVTLFPPDVISSIFSSAWWVPPCCGTASAMIGLLYPCIDSRLGEPHKFKREWSSVMRCVAVFVGINHASAKVDFANNVQLSLTLAALSIGLWWTFDRSRSGFGLGVVIALLATLSTQLLVYNGVFQYTSPDFLYIRSWLPCIFFAGVITMGNIGRQLALYECKRMSGKTHQD from the exons ATGGCCGACTCTACAGTGGTCAGCGACCAGCAGCCGCCCGTGTCCGGTCAGACTACTCCTTCCAGAGGACCGTACATCGCGGTGATCACAAACAGAAACACCAATCTGGGGATCCGTGGGTTCATGCTGTTCTCTATAGGAGTGTTCTTGGCTTTGGTGCTCAATCTGCTGCAG GTACAGAGGAACGTCACTCTGTTCCCCCCTGATGTCATCAGTAGCATATTCTCATCAGCCTGGTGGGTGCCGCCCTGCTGTGGAACCGCCTCGG CAATGATCGGTCTGTTGTATCCATGCATTGACAGTAGGCTCGGCGAGCCCCACAAGTTCAAGCGGGAGTGGTCCAGTGTGATGCGTTGTGTGGCCGTGTTCGTTGGCATCAACCATGCCAGCGCT AAAGTGGACTTTGCGAACAACGTGCAGCTGTCCCTGACGCTGGCGGCCCTGTCCATCGGCCTCTGGTGGACATTTGACCGGTCTCGCTCCGGCTTTGGCCTGGGGGTGGTCATCGCCCTGCTGGCCACTCTGTCCACTCAGCTCCTGGTCTACAACGGAGTCTTTCA GTATACCTCTCCAGATTTCCTGTACATTCGCTCCTGGTTGCCTTGCATCTTCTTCGCTGGTGTGATAACCATGGGGAACATAGGACGGCAGCTAGCCCTG TATGAATGCAAACGTATGTCAGGAAAGACTCATCAAGACTAA